A genomic window from Candidatus Tumulicola sp. includes:
- a CDS encoding helix-turn-helix domain-containing protein — MPRSLRPDAPAVFKEAASAGARDPRAVERSRRLLLPLTAADAERDGTLCATLRTYYANGGSITNTAEAMFLHRNSVRYRLDRVRSVLGIDIDHPENAAALLMAFAILDAATQVEGGHAALGA; from the coding sequence ATGCCGCGAAGCCTTCGACCCGATGCACCTGCGGTCTTCAAAGAGGCCGCAAGCGCGGGTGCGCGAGATCCACGAGCGGTGGAGCGCTCGAGACGCTTGTTGCTGCCATTGACCGCGGCAGATGCTGAGCGCGACGGCACGCTGTGCGCGACGCTGCGAACGTACTACGCCAACGGCGGCAGCATCACGAACACGGCTGAAGCGATGTTCTTGCACCGCAACAGCGTTCGCTATCGGTTGGACCGGGTGCGCAGCGTGCTCGGCATCGACATCGATCATCCGGAGAATGCCGCGGCGCTCTTGATGGCGTTTGCTATTCTTGACGCCGCAACCCA